From one Humulus lupulus chromosome 8, drHumLupu1.1, whole genome shotgun sequence genomic stretch:
- the LOC133794327 gene encoding chaperone protein dnaJ 50 → MAPPATIRWFAVALALTLSLLISPSTAIYCDEDDCYDLLGVTQSANSSEIKKAYYKLSLKHHPDKNPDPESKKLFVKIATAYEILKDEATREQYDYAIAHPEEVFYNTARYYRAYYGYKTDPRAVLIGLLLVLSGFQYLNQWTRYNQAIDMVKKTPAYKNRLKALELERNGGTINKKKSNKQMDKKKEEDLSKELDLQITGAEKPSLWELLCVRFLLLPYTVSKLLLWSGHWFWRYKVKKAPYTWDDASYLTQRALRVRPDSWINIDEVAKEDLLQRRLWEQSNLEGYYAEMRKESKRRR, encoded by the exons ATGGCGCCACCGGCGACAATTCGGTGGTTCGCAGTCGCATTAGCTCTGACGCTGTCTCTTCTCATTTCTCCGTCGACGGCCATCTACTGCGACGAAGATGATTGCTACGATCTCCTAGG GGTTACGCAGAGTGCAAATTCGTCGGAAATCAAGAAAGCTTACTATAAGCTCTCATTGAAGCA TCACCCGGACAAAAACCCTGATCCGGAATCGAAAAAACTTTTTGTCAAAATTGCTACAGCTTATGAG ATTTTGAAGGATGAGGCCACGAGGGAGCAGTACGATTATGCAATCGCACATCCGGAGGag GTATTTTACAACACTGCCCGTTACTATCGTGCATATTATGGTTACAAGACG GATCCACGTGCTGTCCTTATTGGCCTTCTATTGGTTCTTTCAGGATTTCAATACCTTAACCAGTGGACAAGGTATAATCAG GCTATAGACATGGTCAAGAAGACACCTGCGTACAAAAATAGACTAAAGGCTTTGGAACTTGAGCGCAATGGAGGAACTATAAATAAAAAGAAGAGTAACAAGCAGATGGACAA GAAAAAGGAGGAAGATCTAAGCAAAGAACTTGACCTCCAGATAACTGGTGCTGAGAAACCTTCTCTCTGGGAACTTCTTTGTGTCCGCTTTCTACTTCTACCTTACACCGTTTCCAAA CTATTACTGTGGTCTGGCCACTGGTTCTGGAGATACAAGGTGAAAAAAGCTCCATATACTTGGGACGACGCCTCTTACCTGACACAGAGAGCCCTTAGAGTGCGTCCTGATTCGTGGATAAATATCG ACGAAGTAGCAAAGGAAGATCTTCTTCAGAGACGTTTATGGGAACAGTCCAATTTAGAGGGCTACTACGCAGAGATGCGGAAAGAGTCCAAGCGCAGAAGATAG
- the LOC133794325 gene encoding tyrosyl-DNA phosphodiesterase 1, with protein MAQPQIGYLVALNEKHEEDPAVPQVPIFRGLNFIGRNCISVSEKRLSRKHLTLTASPNGSASLVVEGANPVVVNSGSTRKKFYSRENGTISSGDVIELIPGHYFFKYVTLGGDKNVPVCGADNLESGSNNGREAGESDALSRKRLRQTSETNVSERNLKIPEVEKKSKVEGSNSVTGSSGSSLSKRDSNEEAIRHFHVSMDKLPQTFRLLSVQGLPQWANTSCVSIRDVIQGDILFAVLSNYMVDIDWLLAACPLLAKVPQVLVVHGEGDGTLDHMKRSKPARWILHKPPLPISFGTHHSKAMFLVYPRGVRIIVHTANLIHVDWNNKSQGLWMQDFPWKEQNKPSNGCPFENDLIDYLGALKWREFSVNLPTLGSFTINSSFFKKFDYSNAEVRLIASVPGYHTGNNLKKWGHMKLRTVLQECTFDREFQRSPLVYQFSSLGSLDEKWMAELAASMSSGLLEDKTPLGPGEPLIIWPSVEDVRDSLEGYAAGNAIPSPMKNVEKAFLQKYWAKWKASHTGRCRAMPHIKTYTRYNNQKLAWFLLTSSNLSKAAWGALQKNNSQLMIRSYELGVLILPFKRRSSGFSCTTTGKTVENKCESSENSKAQKAELVTLNWQRSSSPVCSSGEVIKLPVPYELPPQPYSSEDVPWSWDRRYYKKDVYGQVWPRQVQLYSNQDS; from the exons ATGGCACAGCCTCAG ATTGGTTATCTGGTTGCTCTTAATGAAAAGCATGAGGAAGATCCTGCAGTACCCCAAGTACCCATCTTTCGGGGACTAAATTTCATCGGTAGGAATTGCATTTCCGTCTCGGAGAAAAGACTCAGCCGCAAGCATCTGACTCTCACTGCCTCTCCCAATGGTTCTGCGAGTTTGGTCGTG GAAGGAGCCAACCCTGTTGTCGTTAATTCTGGGAGTACCCGGAAGAAGTTTTATTCTCGAGAAAATGGGACGATCAGTAGTGGAGATGTTATAGAGTTAATTCCAGGgcattactttttcaagtatgtGACATTGGGTGGTGACAAAAATGTGCCAGTTTGTGGTGCTGATAATCTTGAGAGTGGTTCAAATAATGGTAGAGAGGCTGGGGAAagtgatgcattgagtcggaaaagGTTAAGACAAACATCCGAAACCAATGTCTCTGAAAGGAATTTAAAG ATTCCCGAGGTGGAAAAGAAGAGCAAGGTGGAAGGAAGCAACTCGGTGACTGGGAGTTCTGGGAGCTCATTGTCTAAAAGAGACAGTAATGAGGAAGCCATACGCCACTTTCATGTTTCTATGGATAAATTGCCACAGACCTTTCGACTTTTGAGCGTACAAGGATTGCCACAATGGGCAAATACCTCTTGTGTTTCTATAAGGGATGTGATTCAG GGGGATATTCTCTTTGCTGTCCTATCTAATTACATGGTAGACATCGATTGGCTGCTAGCTG CGTGTCCACTGCTTGCAAAAGTTCCTCAGGTTTTGGTAGTTCATGGTGAGGGTGATGGTACATTGGATCATATGAAG AGAAGCAAGCCTGCTAGGTGGATTCTGCACAAACCGCCATTACCCATTTCATTTGGAACGCACCACTCAAAGGCCATGTTTCTTGTGTATCCTCGAGGAGTGAGGATTATTGTACACACAGCAAACTTAATCCATGTTGATTGGAACAACAAATCTCAAGGTTTGTGGATGCAAGATTTCCCCTGGAAAGAGCAAAACAAGCCAAGCAATGGATGTCCCTTTGAGAATGATTTAATTGATTACCTTGGCGCATTGAAG TGGCGTGAGTTCTCTGTTAATTTGCCAACTCTCGGAAGTTTCACAATCAATTCATCATTTTTTAAGAAGTTTGATTACAGCAATGCAGAG GTGAGGTTAATTGCATCTGTCCCTGGATATCACACGGGCAATAATTTAAAAAAGTGGGGACACATGAAATTACGTACTGTACTCCAAGAATGTACCTTTGATCGGGAGTTTCAGAGATCTCCTCTTGTTTATCAG TTCTCCTCCCTGGGTTCATTGGATGAGAAGTGGATGGCTGAACTTGCGGCTTCAATGTCATCAGGTTTATTAGAAGATAAAACTCCTCTGGGCCCTGGAGAACCACTAATCATATGGCCCAGCGTAGAAGATGTCAGGGACTCTTTAGAG GGTTATGCAGCTGGAAATGCAATTCCAAGTCCAATGAAAAATGTTGAGAAAGCATTCTTGCAAAAGTATTGGGCCAAGTGGAAGGCAAGCCACACTGGCCGCTG TCGTGCAATGCCACATATAAAGACATACACTCGTTATAATAATCAGAAACTTGC TTGGTTCTTGTTAACTTCCTCCAATCTCAGTAAAGCTgcctggggagctctgcagaaaaATAATTCTCAATTAATGATCCGATCTTATGAG CTCGGGGTGCTTATTTTACCATTCAAAAGGCGCAGTTCTGGGTTTTCTTGTACCACTACAGGGAAAACTGTAGAG AATAAATGCGAGTCATCAGAGAATTCTAAAGCACAAAAAGCAGAGCTAGTGACTTTAAATTGGCAAAGAAGCTCAAGTCCAGTTTGCTCATCTGGTGAAGTAATAAAACTacctgtgccatatgagcttccTCCGCAGCCATACTCCTCCGAAG ATGTGCCCTGGTCTTGGGACCGAAGATATTACAAGAAGGATGTTTATGGTCAAGTTTGGCCACGGCAAGTTCAGCTGTATTCTAATCAAGATTCTTGA
- the LOC133793454 gene encoding ubiquitin domain-containing protein 7SL RNA1-like gives MDVIFDPPNGKSFSIEVGFFDTILEIKQKIERYHAIPIPSQTLVFNRQVLQDERDVADCDILQNSHIRLIIASSDHFDRPTANDDATINVDEDSPAPIFLNNKISLNLKIPTPTPHVVPVEMDVNDTVSSLKDKIQEMEPSVVSAKRLVLHSSSGLVELQDKRSLSECELSENAEIEVSLRRSPTATVVGGPKKLKLVVIPKCGSKRAVVEMSPYDNVAELRKELEKLRQMGSQFPLPPEGYFFIYKQNVMDEDKSFRWHHVSQGDSVDIFNGSVTGGS, from the coding sequence ATGGATGTCATCTTCGATCCACCAAATGGAAAATCCTTCTCCATTGAAGTGGGTTTCTTTGATACTATTCTAGAAATCAAGCAAAAGATTGAGAGGTACCACGCCATACCCATTCCAAGCCAAACCCTCGTCTTCAATCGCCAAGTTCTCCAAGATGAACGTGACGTGGCCGACTGCGATATCCTCCAAAACTCTCACATCCGGCTCATTATCGCCAGCTCCGATCATTTCGATAGGCCCACCGCCAATGACGACGCCACGATTAACGTCGACGAAGACTCCCCCGCCCCAATATTTCTCAACAACAAAATCAGCCTAAACTTGAAGATACCTACTCCGACACCGCACGTCGTCCCCGTCGAGATGGACGTAAACGACACCGTTTCGTCATTGAAAGATAAGATTCAGGAGATGGAACCCAGTGTCGTTTCGGCCAAACGGTTGGTTCTCCACTCCTCGTCTGGGCTTGTGGAGTTGCAAGATAAGCGTTCTTTAAGTGAATGTGAGCTTTCTGAGAACGCTGAGATCGAGGTGAGTTTGAGGCGGTCTCCGACGGCGACAGTAGTAGGGGGGCCAAAGAAGTTGAAGCTGGTAGTGATACCCAAGTGTGGGAGTAAGAGGGCTGTTGTGGAGATGAGCCCATATGATAACGTAGCGGAACTGAGGAAGGAGTTGGAGAAGCTTCGACAGATGGGGAGTCAGTTTCCTCTCCCGCCGGAGGGTTACTTCTTCATTTACAAGCAGAATGTCATGGACGAAGACAAGTCGTTTCGATGGCACCACGTCTCCCAGGGTGACTCTGTTGACATTTTCAATGGTAGCGTTACCGGAGGATCTTAA
- the LOC133794328 gene encoding transcription factor bHLH68-like, producing the protein MMAGNPNWWSMQYPPSQSQTTLFPPNNLHHHQTYVLSGSSSLAPLNYSFPDAQDPPPSSSWSQLLLGTTITTGFSGNNEDRFVDDSNNSTTLSHHHFQPRKLENWDEEQLLLGNNNSSAVKLPAAATATAATTTAGLDYHGDVKQEGTPMKNNLLYSHPGREEECLQAINRSNISSTVWSPPQALAMPVVSSPIMSCVTTTTSLGSNNMLDFSYYNNKPVESGNQNTDHSSEGHSTDTRGGVSNKKARVQPSPSQPPLKVRKEKLGDRITALHQLVSPFGKTDTASVLLEAIGYIRFLQSQIEALSSPYLGNASKNMRNYNQQYVNGKSDDDEKPKDLSSRGLCLVPVSCTQHVGSDNGADYWAPVAYGSGF; encoded by the exons ATGATGGCTGGAAACCCTAACTGGTGGAGCATGCAATATCCACCATCTCAATCTCAAACTACTCTCTTTCCTCCTAATAATCTTCACCATCACCAGACTTATGTGCTTTCAGGATCTTCTTCACTTGCCCCTTTGAATTATTCTTTCCCTGATGCCCAAGACCCTCCACCCTCCTCCTCCTGGAGCCAATTACTTTt GggtactactattactactggtTTTTCGGGAAATAACGAAGATAGGTTTGTTGATGATAGCAATAACAGTACTACTCTGAGTCATCATCATTTTCAACCAAGGAAGTTGGAAAATTGGGATGAAGAACAACTCTTACTTGGAAACAATAATTCATCAGCTGTCAAGCTTCCGGCAGCCGCCACCGCCACCGCTGCCACAACCACCGCGGGCCTCGATTATCATGGGGATGTAAAGCAAGAGGGCACGCCCATGAAAAACAACCTGTTGTATAGTCATCCAGGCCGAGAAGAAGAGTGCTTGCAGGCAATTAATAGGTCCAATATAAGTAGTACAGTTTGGTCACCACCACAAGCACTAGCGATGCCAGTAGTTTCTTCACCTATTATGTCTTGTGTCACCACCACTACTAGTTTAGGCAGTAATAATATGTTGGATTTCTCATACTATAACAACAAGCCAGTTGAAAGTGGAAACCAAAATACAGATCACTCCTCTGAG ggTCATAGCACAGACACCAGAGGAGGGGTGAGTAATAAGAAAGCTAGGGTTCAGCCATCCCCAAGCCAACCACCATTAAAG GTGAGAAAGGAGAAGCTGGGTGATAGAATAACGGCACTCCACCAGCTAGTTTCCCCATTTGGGAAG ACTGACACTGCTTCTGTGTTGTTAGAAGCCATTGGGTATATCAGATTCCTTCAGAGTCAAATTGAG GCCCTGAGCTCTCCTTACTTGGGCAATGCATCAAAAAACATGAGGAATTATAATCAACAATAT gtgaatgGGAAGAGTGATGATGATGAAAAGCCAAAAGACCTAAGCAGCAGAGGGCTGTGCCTGGTTCCTGTGTCTTGCACCCAACACGTTGGAAGTGATAATGGAGCTGATTATTGGGCTCCGGTGGCTTACGGCAGTGGTTTCTGA